The Parambassis ranga chromosome 1, fParRan2.1, whole genome shotgun sequence genome includes a region encoding these proteins:
- the krt222 gene encoding keratin, type I cytoskeletal 18 isoform X1 produces the protein MDMLQGTSDTMCGLNARLKGFLEQVNRLQEANRRLEAQISEWGVKSSARSQEWFQQEQTVKELRVQVGKLLMENAQLALQSDSMKSRAAAIQARCETEEGNTRRLEQQVALLRETKRKVAQGGVTLQADFHRSLTELQQMHQEFEAVRVLQLQRAGSCDARLATATAAAAAAGGEGGVEEDGTAMELTQLLDRIRAQCDQSRLPGPGERHLSLGTISNPPSGLAGPSRSGAGAGAAAAAASRTHRGAVSEEDAAWTQVSLGGTALREARAELAEARKQWHSLQVEIETLHALERGLETSLQNTQRLYSSQLQDLSQVITGLESELEQVRSGLATQRQRHSQLLNNKMKLEREIATYRRLLEREEGRYMGRKGQPMVLQPWRSPVVEPKENGLENGFSDPAVTPDEPKSEPLPEIPSLLPAENGIKKSILYRQQSLVILTEPEQDKDLPISTVKTQEILQGNVVQESAEGHGTIETEKIDKVIKQWEGSFFRGNPKLRKKSVSLRFDLHMAAADEGCAQTKQDSLPDVEVRLIMKRSRSIPSITQ, from the exons ATGGACATGCTGCAGGGCACCAGTGACACCATGTGTGGTCTGAACGCCCGCTTAAAGGGCTTCTTGGAGCAGGtgaacaggctgcaggaggccaaccgcCGGCTGGAGGCTCAGATCAGCGAGTGGGGCGTCAAGAGCAGCGCGCGCTCTCAGGAGTGGTTTCAGCAGGAGCAGACTGTCAAGGAGCTCCGTGTACAG GTTGGTAAACTTCTGATGGAAAACGCTCAGCTGGCactacagtctgacagcatgaAGTCCAGAGCTGCTGCCATTCAGGCCAG gtgtgagacagaggaggggaaCACCCGGCGTCTGGAGCAACAGGTGGCTCTGCTCAGGGAGACGAAGAGGAAGGTGGCTCAGGGCGGCGTGACTCTGCAGGCAGACTTTCACCGCTCcttgacagagctgcagcagatgcacCAGGAGTTTGAG GCAGTCCGAGTTCTGCAGCTGCAGCGGGCCGGCTCTTGTGATGCTCGGTTAGcaacagccacagcagcagcagcagcagcaggaggggaaggaggggtggaggaggatggcACAGCGATGGAGCTCACCCAGCTCCTCGACCGAATCAGAGCGCAGTGCGACCAGAGCAGACTTCCAGGCCCCGGCGAGAGACACCTCAGCCTGGGTACCATCTCTAACCCACCCTCCGGCTTGGCCGGGCCTAGCCgctctggagctggagctggagcagcagcagcagcagcatccagaacacacagaggagctgtcagCGAG GAGGACGCAGCATGGACGCAGGTGAGCCTCGGCGGCACAGCTCTGAGGGAGGCGCGGGCCGAGCTCGCTGAAGCCAGGAAGCAGTGGCACTCCCTGCAGGTGGAGATCGAGACCCTGCACGCACTG GAAAGAGGCCTGGAGACCTCCCTGCAGAACACCCAGCGGCTGTACTCCAGCCAGCTGCAGGACCTCTCCCAGGTGATCACAGGGCTGGAGAGTGAGCTGGAGCAGGTGAGGAGCGGCCTGGCCACCCAGCGCCAGCGCCACAGCCAACTGCTCAACAACAAGATGAAGCTGGAGCGTGAGATCGCTACGTACCGGCGGCTGCTGGAGCGGGAGGAGGGCAG GTACATGGGTCGTAAAGGGCAGCCTATGGTCCTGCAGCCCTGGAGGTCTCCCGTGGTGGAGCCGAAGGAGAATGGGCTGGAGAACGGCTTCAGTGACCCCGCTGTTACTCCAGATGAACCCAAGTCAGAGCCCCTACCTGAAATCCCTTCACTCCTCCCAGCAGAAAATGGGATAAAGAAAAGCATACTGTACAGACAGCAGAGTCTCGTCATACTCACag AGCCAGAGCAAGATAAAGACCTGCCAATCTCCACTGTGAAGACTCAGGAGATTCTTCAGGGGAATGTGGTACAAGAGAGTGCTGAGGGTCACGGCACCATCGA GACGGAGAAGATCGACAAGGTGATCAAGCAGTGGGAGGGGTCTTTCTTCAGAGGGAACCCCAAACTGAGGAAGAAGTCCGTGTCGCTGCGCTTCGACCTGCACATGGCCGCCGCAGACGAAGGGTGCGCCCAGACGAAACAGGACAGCCTCCCTGACGTGGAGGTGCGTCTCATCATGAAGAGATCCCGCAGCATCCCGTCCATCACGCAGTAG
- the krt222 gene encoding keratin-like protein KRT222 isoform X2 has protein sequence MENAQLALQSDSMKSRAAAIQARCETEEGNTRRLEQQVALLRETKRKVAQGGVTLQADFHRSLTELQQMHQEFEAVRVLQLQRAGSCDARLATATAAAAAAGGEGGVEEDGTAMELTQLLDRIRAQCDQSRLPGPGERHLSLGTISNPPSGLAGPSRSGAGAGAAAAAASRTHRGAVSEEDAAWTQVSLGGTALREARAELAEARKQWHSLQVEIETLHALERGLETSLQNTQRLYSSQLQDLSQVITGLESELEQVRSGLATQRQRHSQLLNNKMKLEREIATYRRLLEREEGRYMGRKGQPMVLQPWRSPVVEPKENGLENGFSDPAVTPDEPKSEPLPEIPSLLPAENGIKKSILYRQQSLVILTEPEQDKDLPISTVKTQEILQGNVVQESAEGHGTIETEKIDKVIKQWEGSFFRGNPKLRKKSVSLRFDLHMAAADEGCAQTKQDSLPDVEVRLIMKRSRSIPSITQ, from the exons ATGGAAAACGCTCAGCTGGCactacagtctgacagcatgaAGTCCAGAGCTGCTGCCATTCAGGCCAG gtgtgagacagaggaggggaaCACCCGGCGTCTGGAGCAACAGGTGGCTCTGCTCAGGGAGACGAAGAGGAAGGTGGCTCAGGGCGGCGTGACTCTGCAGGCAGACTTTCACCGCTCcttgacagagctgcagcagatgcacCAGGAGTTTGAG GCAGTCCGAGTTCTGCAGCTGCAGCGGGCCGGCTCTTGTGATGCTCGGTTAGcaacagccacagcagcagcagcagcagcaggaggggaaggaggggtggaggaggatggcACAGCGATGGAGCTCACCCAGCTCCTCGACCGAATCAGAGCGCAGTGCGACCAGAGCAGACTTCCAGGCCCCGGCGAGAGACACCTCAGCCTGGGTACCATCTCTAACCCACCCTCCGGCTTGGCCGGGCCTAGCCgctctggagctggagctggagcagcagcagcagcagcatccagaacacacagaggagctgtcagCGAG GAGGACGCAGCATGGACGCAGGTGAGCCTCGGCGGCACAGCTCTGAGGGAGGCGCGGGCCGAGCTCGCTGAAGCCAGGAAGCAGTGGCACTCCCTGCAGGTGGAGATCGAGACCCTGCACGCACTG GAAAGAGGCCTGGAGACCTCCCTGCAGAACACCCAGCGGCTGTACTCCAGCCAGCTGCAGGACCTCTCCCAGGTGATCACAGGGCTGGAGAGTGAGCTGGAGCAGGTGAGGAGCGGCCTGGCCACCCAGCGCCAGCGCCACAGCCAACTGCTCAACAACAAGATGAAGCTGGAGCGTGAGATCGCTACGTACCGGCGGCTGCTGGAGCGGGAGGAGGGCAG GTACATGGGTCGTAAAGGGCAGCCTATGGTCCTGCAGCCCTGGAGGTCTCCCGTGGTGGAGCCGAAGGAGAATGGGCTGGAGAACGGCTTCAGTGACCCCGCTGTTACTCCAGATGAACCCAAGTCAGAGCCCCTACCTGAAATCCCTTCACTCCTCCCAGCAGAAAATGGGATAAAGAAAAGCATACTGTACAGACAGCAGAGTCTCGTCATACTCACag AGCCAGAGCAAGATAAAGACCTGCCAATCTCCACTGTGAAGACTCAGGAGATTCTTCAGGGGAATGTGGTACAAGAGAGTGCTGAGGGTCACGGCACCATCGA GACGGAGAAGATCGACAAGGTGATCAAGCAGTGGGAGGGGTCTTTCTTCAGAGGGAACCCCAAACTGAGGAAGAAGTCCGTGTCGCTGCGCTTCGACCTGCACATGGCCGCCGCAGACGAAGGGTGCGCCCAGACGAAACAGGACAGCCTCCCTGACGTGGAGGTGCGTCTCATCATGAAGAGATCCCGCAGCATCCCGTCCATCACGCAGTAG